A section of the Microcoleus sp. FACHB-831 genome encodes:
- a CDS encoding dihydrofolate reductase family protein, giving the protein MRKLKYYVAVSVDNFIAHEDGSWDGFLTEGEAVTDYLESLKTWFDAVLMGRKTYEIALKVGVTNPYSYLKQYVFSRTMKESPDENVELVSENIVEFVRKLKNETGKDIYLCGGADLATMLFSENLIDEIILKLNPVLLGSGIPLFSGLIKQTALELTDSKIYKNGVVLLFYRVKKMEQI; this is encoded by the coding sequence ATGCGAAAACTAAAATATTATGTTGCCGTTTCTGTGGATAACTTTATTGCCCACGAAGACGGATCGTGGGATGGCTTTCTTACGGAAGGCGAAGCTGTCACCGATTATCTCGAATCTTTAAAAACATGGTTTGATGCCGTTTTGATGGGACGCAAAACATACGAGATAGCGCTAAAGGTCGGCGTAACCAATCCTTATTCATATCTAAAGCAGTATGTTTTTTCGCGCACGATGAAAGAAAGCCCGGATGAGAATGTTGAACTGGTCTCGGAAAATATAGTTGAGTTCGTTAGAAAATTGAAGAATGAAACGGGTAAAGACATCTACCTTTGTGGCGGCGCGGATTTAGCCACAATGCTTTTTTCAGAAAACTTGATTGACGAGATAATTCTGAAGTTGAATCCGGTACTACTTGGTTCGGGCATTCCACTTTTTTCCGGACTCATTAAGCAGACTGCGCTGGAACTCACCGACAGCAAGATTTACAAAAACGGTGTCGTGTTGCTTTTTTATCGTGTGAAAAAAATGGAACAAATTTAA
- a CDS encoding ankyrin repeat domain-containing protein — translation MNIFEVIQVGNIDKLQELVKAGTDVKVPDKSGVTTLMKAAASCSPGGNIVETLVALGVDVNAKDENGKTALMYAAERGSIHVVQVLLAAGADVNAKAEKVAIGWNRTALMYAAWLDHADTVRTLIEAGADVNVKNSDGDTALLGAVKEGYIEIVRILIDAGADISARNCNGDTALSLAVSEDFPVIIEMLRKEAGMSREC, via the coding sequence ATGAATATTTTTGAGGTTATACAAGTCGGAAATATAGACAAACTTCAAGAGCTAGTTAAAGCCGGAACAGATGTAAAGGTTCCAGACAAGAGTGGTGTTACAACGTTGATGAAGGCTGCTGCATCTTGCAGTCCAGGCGGCAACATTGTGGAGACTCTCGTCGCACTTGGAGTCGATGTTAATGCCAAGGATGAGAATGGTAAAACGGCTCTGATGTATGCCGCTGAGCGAGGCAGTATTCATGTAGTGCAAGTTTTGCTTGCTGCTGGGGCGGATGTCAATGCCAAAGCGGAAAAAGTAGCAATCGGGTGGAACAGAACAGCCCTAATGTATGCAGCATGGCTGGATCACGCTGATACTGTAAGGACTTTAATTGAAGCTGGGGCAGATGTAAATGTCAAAAACAGTGACGGGGACACAGCTCTTTTAGGGGCTGTAAAGGAAGGCTATATCGAGATTGTGCGTATTTTAATTGATGCCGGAGCAGACATTAGTGCTAGAAACTGTAATGGCGACACAGCTCTCTCATTGGCAGTAAGCGAGGATTTCCCTGTAATCATTGAGATGCTTCGCAAAGAAGCGGGAATGAGTAGAGAGTGTTGA
- a CDS encoding GNAT family N-acetyltransferase, giving the protein MTQSSSPLINSRIQSYLRFAASQQRDTERIEPFLSTFNPYNDNPFLNYAIPDDNAVPSLDNVNALITAYEKRGRQPRLEYIASLAPAVEEVLIAAGFTVEGRLPLMICAPGSEQLLPTPPGIELIVPTSDAEMLATVTVQHEAYAAPTPSLEDAARLRDSIAAGGIAVLAHVAATGEPVGAGVCSVPGNQTTEIAGIGVRVPFRQRGIAGALTTRLVREAFDAGVTIAFLMAAHEEEKRIYTRAGFSTIGEILHISLPPKL; this is encoded by the coding sequence ATGACTCAATCAAGCTCCCCACTCATAAACTCCCGCATTCAATCATATCTGCGCTTTGCGGCAAGCCAGCAACGTGACACGGAGCGCATCGAACCATTCCTCTCAACATTCAACCCCTACAACGACAACCCCTTTCTTAACTACGCCATCCCCGATGACAACGCTGTGCCATCTTTAGATAACGTGAATGCACTCATTACTGCCTACGAAAAGCGGGGACGACAGCCACGATTGGAATATATTGCAAGTCTGGCACCTGCGGTTGAGGAAGTGCTGATAGCTGCTGGTTTCACTGTTGAGGGACGTTTACCGTTGATGATTTGCGCTCCCGGTTCGGAGCAATTGCTTCCTACACCTCCAGGCATAGAACTCATCGTACCGACTTCGGATGCCGAGATGCTTGCTACGGTTACGGTGCAACATGAAGCCTACGCAGCTCCTACTCCCAGTCTCGAAGACGCTGCCCGTCTACGAGATAGCATAGCGGCAGGCGGAATCGCAGTACTTGCTCATGTCGCAGCAACAGGTGAACCTGTGGGGGCTGGAGTCTGTTCAGTGCCCGGAAATCAGACGACAGAGATTGCTGGCATCGGTGTACGTGTCCCTTTCCGACAGCGGGGCATTGCAGGAGCCTTGACAACTCGGTTAGTGCGAGAGGCTTTTGATGCAGGCGTTACAATAGCTTTTCTCATGGCGGCGCATGAGGAAGAAAAGCGGATTTACACCCGCGCTGGCTTCTCCACAATTGGCGAGATTTTGCACATTTCGCTCCCACCAAAGCTCTAA
- a CDS encoding cupin domain-containing protein produces the protein MTDKKSFILRHQQIADSMQAFSHPWNPKSEISGTQMGRLLGLKRTGVNFVKVPPGKESFVYHSHYREEEWIYILSGCGIAEIDGEEFEVGAGDFMAFPTPSVAHHLRNAGNEDLVYLAGGENLDIEIADFPHLGKRMFRREDAIEIFNLSDAKLFGALDT, from the coding sequence ATGACAGACAAGAAATCTTTTATTTTGCGGCATCAACAAATTGCGGACAGTATGCAAGCGTTCTCCCACCCCTGGAATCCGAAATCCGAAATCTCAGGGACACAAATGGGGCGCTTGCTCGGACTAAAGCGCACCGGAGTCAACTTCGTAAAAGTCCCTCCAGGAAAGGAATCGTTTGTCTATCATTCCCACTACCGCGAGGAAGAATGGATTTACATCCTATCGGGCTGCGGAATTGCGGAAATTGACGGGGAAGAATTCGAGGTTGGTGCAGGAGACTTCATGGCATTCCCGACTCCTTCGGTAGCTCATCATCTGAGGAATGCAGGCAACGAAGACTTAGTTTACCTGGCAGGAGGAGAAAACCTCGATATAGAAATTGCTGATTTTCCGCACCTTGGAAAACGTATGTTTCGCCGTGAGGATGCTATTGAAATCTTTAACCTGTCAGATGCTAAACTGTTTGGAGCATTAGACACCTAA
- a CDS encoding GNAT family N-acetyltransferase: MKVRPANLNDVSLIFSFIQKNSEFSRKVGGFSGVLRVSEEKIRKTLFGAIPFSYVLFAETSGREVGFALYAFRYSSFAGQPSIWLDDLYVDEDMRSKGAGAALMDYLAQIAKETDCTHLAWNADARNTRGLNFYARLGAEITKQEGNRCFLIWTP, encoded by the coding sequence ATGAAAGTCAGACCTGCTAATCTTAATGACGTATCGCTAATTTTCTCCTTCATTCAGAAGAACTCAGAATTTAGCCGAAAGGTTGGTGGATTCTCTGGAGTATTGCGAGTATCCGAGGAGAAAATACGCAAAACGCTATTTGGTGCTATTCCTTTTTCTTACGTTTTGTTTGCCGAGACTTCAGGGCGTGAAGTTGGGTTTGCGTTATATGCATTCAGATACTCCTCATTTGCAGGTCAACCGAGCATCTGGCTTGACGATCTGTATGTGGATGAAGACATGAGAAGTAAAGGAGCCGGAGCAGCATTAATGGATTATCTTGCTCAAATTGCGAAGGAGACTGATTGTACTCATCTTGCTTGGAATGCTGATGCTCGAAACACTCGCGGGCTTAATTTTTACGCTCGGTTGGGTGCAGAAATTACAAAGCAGGAGGGTAATCGATGTTTTTTGATCTGGACTCCATAG
- a CDS encoding GNAT family N-acetyltransferase has protein sequence MITLTTRPYAGEKDLEAIAHLINSCEAVDKLDEGISVSELRQEFEAPSLDKARDLSLWEDTDNKLIGFGRMWIPLEGEIIEGSLGFHVHPSDRGGYLEKQIVAWGEERMREVSKERCMSVKLRSTAREGQAERIAFLESCGFTADRYFFTMTRSLDEPIPQPQFPAGFTLRQVEVEQDAEAWVEMFNQSFIDHWNHHPLTVEMLKYYLSDQDYKPELNLIAIAPDGTFAAFCHSLIDTEENARSDRNEGWIAVLGTRRGFRKIGLGRAMLLSGMHLLKAAGVETAKLGVDAQNPSGALRLYESVGFAKLHTRIFYVKDV, from the coding sequence ATGATTACTCTGACCACGCGCCCCTATGCGGGTGAAAAAGATTTAGAAGCGATCGCTCACCTGATTAATTCCTGCGAAGCGGTCGATAAACTTGACGAAGGCATATCTGTATCTGAACTGCGACAGGAATTTGAAGCACCTTCATTAGACAAAGCACGCGATCTTTCCCTCTGGGAAGACACGGACAATAAGCTGATTGGCTTCGGACGAATGTGGATTCCCCTTGAGGGTGAAATCATCGAAGGCTCCCTTGGGTTCCACGTCCACCCAAGCGATCGCGGCGGTTATCTGGAAAAACAGATCGTCGCCTGGGGTGAAGAACGGATGCGCGAAGTTAGCAAAGAACGCTGCATGAGCGTTAAACTGCGCTCCACCGCTCGCGAAGGCCAAGCCGAACGCATCGCTTTCTTAGAAAGTTGCGGTTTCACTGCCGATCGGTACTTTTTCACGATGACGCGATCTCTGGATGAACCAATACCACAACCGCAGTTCCCAGCAGGTTTCACCCTTCGCCAAGTAGAAGTTGAACAAGACGCAGAAGCGTGGGTGGAGATGTTTAACCAGTCGTTTATCGACCATTGGAATCATCACCCTTTAACTGTGGAGATGCTTAAGTATTATCTAAGCGACCAAGATTACAAGCCGGAATTAAACCTGATTGCGATCGCTCCTGATGGGACTTTTGCTGCGTTTTGCCACAGCCTGATCGATACCGAGGAAAATGCACGCAGCGATCGCAACGAAGGCTGGATTGCTGTACTAGGGACGCGGCGCGGCTTCCGTAAGATTGGGCTGGGACGAGCTATGTTACTAAGCGGGATGCATCTTTTGAAGGCTGCTGGCGTAGAGACAGCCAAACTTGGTGTCGATGCTCAGAATCCTTCAGGTGCGCTGCGACTCTACGAATCTGTTGGGTTTGCCAAACTTCACACCCGCATTTTCTACGTCAAGGATGTGTAG
- a CDS encoding NUDIX domain-containing protein gives MARDPIPTWYFALVVVRLEHRFLLIHESTHGQNWHLPAGRVEPGETLVDAAKRETLEESSIPVIIEGILRIEHTTYPENRARLRVIFVARPQDNTPPKSIPDEHSLGAAWFSLEELDKLSLREEKVREMLKYIASGGQIYPLELITTETALYKV, from the coding sequence ATGGCACGCGATCCAATTCCAACCTGGTATTTTGCCTTAGTGGTAGTTCGTTTAGAACACCGTTTTCTATTAATTCATGAAAGTACACACGGTCAGAATTGGCATTTACCCGCTGGGAGAGTAGAGCCAGGAGAAACTCTTGTAGATGCTGCTAAGCGAGAAACGCTAGAAGAAAGCAGCATTCCGGTAATAATTGAAGGAATTCTGCGAATTGAGCATACAACTTATCCAGAGAATAGGGCGAGGTTAAGAGTTATTTTTGTGGCTCGTCCGCAAGACAATACTCCTCCGAAAAGTATTCCTGATGAACACTCATTAGGTGCTGCTTGGTTTTCTTTAGAAGAATTAGATAAATTGTCACTTCGAGAAGAAAAGGTTCGAGAAATGTTGAAATATATCGCTAGCGGTGGGCAGATTTACCCCCTTGAGTTGATAACTACCGAAACTGCGCTTTATAAAGTTTAG
- the rplL gene encoding 50S ribosomal protein L7/L12 has translation MSVKTDNILEKLKSLTVLETADLVKQIEDAFGVNASPQMPIIEYFDVFVKPDVPPVQTDFDVVLDEVPADKKIAILMVVRSLTGLGLREAKDFVESVPKVVKEAIAFDIASDIKAQLEAAGAKVSIK, from the coding sequence ATGTCGGTTAAAACAGATAATATTTTGGAAAAACTGAAATCGCTGACTGTATTAGAAACGGCTGACTTGGTTAAGCAAATTGAAGATGCCTTCGGTGTGAATGCTTCACCTCAGATGCCGATAATTGAATATTTTGATGTTTTTGTCAAGCCCGATGTACCACCTGTACAAACTGATTTTGATGTTGTCCTCGATGAAGTACCTGCTGATAAGAAAATTGCGATTCTTATGGTGGTACGGAGTTTGACGGGTTTGGGATTGAGGGAAGCAAAAGACTTTGTTGAGTCAGTACCGAAGGTAGTTAAGGAAGCGATCGCGTTCGATATCGCTTCTGATATCAAAGCACAACTGGAAGCTGCTGGAGCGAAGGTTTCTATCAAATAA
- the tsf gene encoding translation elongation factor Ts, giving the protein MVEITVQTVKQLRLKTGAGMMNCKKALNETNGDMAKAIAWLRQQGINSTRCKGGNAIAAEGIIDSYIHTGGKVGVLVEVNCETDFVSRSEVFQSLVRNIAMQIAACPNVEYVKVADIPAEIVEKETQIEMGRDDLANKPANIKEKIVQGRIEKRLKEMSLMDQPYIRDQNIVVEELVKQAIAQLRENIQVRRFVRFELSEGIEKPETNFAQEVAAQIGGG; this is encoded by the coding sequence ATGGTGGAAATAACTGTACAAACCGTCAAACAACTGCGTCTAAAAACAGGCGCAGGCATGATGAATTGTAAAAAGGCGCTGAATGAAACAAATGGCGATATGGCGAAAGCGATCGCATGGCTGCGCCAACAAGGTATAAATAGCACCAGATGCAAAGGTGGCAATGCAATTGCGGCAGAAGGAATTATTGACAGCTACATTCATACTGGTGGTAAAGTCGGCGTGCTAGTGGAAGTTAACTGCGAAACTGACTTTGTAAGTCGCAGCGAAGTATTTCAAAGCTTGGTACGGAACATCGCCATGCAAATTGCAGCTTGTCCGAATGTGGAATACGTGAAAGTGGCAGACATCCCGGCTGAAATTGTCGAGAAAGAAACACAAATCGAAATGGGACGGGATGACTTGGCTAACAAACCAGCAAACATCAAAGAAAAAATTGTTCAAGGACGAATTGAAAAACGCCTGAAAGAAATGTCTTTGATGGATCAGCCCTACATTCGCGATCAAAATATTGTTGTGGAAGAACTTGTTAAGCAAGCGATCGCCCAACTCCGCGAAAATATCCAAGTGCGTCGCTTCGTCCGCTTTGAGTTAAGCGAAGGTATTGAAAAACCAGAAACTAACTTTGCCCAAGAAGTTGCTGCACAAATCGGCGGCGGGTAA
- a CDS encoding alanine--glyoxylate aminotransferase family protein — MTLTLSINNTQRLQLNPLEMPNRLLLGPGPSNIHPAVLQAMNTPPVGHLDPTFLALMDEIQALLRYVWQTENPLTIAVSGTGTAAMEATLANVTEPGDVVLVGVSGYFGNRLVDMAGRYGADVRTINKPWGQVFALEEIRAALETHRPAILALVNAETSTGARQPLEGVGDLCREFDCLLLVDTVTSMGGVPLFLDEWKVDLAYSCSQKGLGCPPGASPFTMGSRAVEKMQQRRTKVANWYLDMTLLGKYWGSERTYHHTAPINLYYALREALRLITEEGLENCWTRHQKNVEYLWEGLEDLGLKLHVEREFRLPTLTTVCIPEGVDGKAIARQLLNEYNIEIGGGLGELAGKVWRVGLMGFNSRAENVDRLLETLRQILPL, encoded by the coding sequence ATGACGCTAACACTCTCCATCAACAACACTCAACGGTTACAACTCAATCCCCTGGAAATGCCGAATCGCCTCCTACTCGGCCCAGGCCCATCGAATATCCATCCCGCCGTCCTCCAGGCGATGAATACCCCTCCTGTTGGACACCTCGACCCAACGTTTCTCGCACTGATGGACGAAATCCAGGCATTGCTGCGCTATGTTTGGCAGACAGAAAACCCGCTCACCATTGCTGTCAGCGGTACGGGAACCGCAGCAATGGAAGCAACCCTCGCCAATGTAACTGAACCCGGTGATGTGGTTCTAGTTGGCGTGAGTGGTTACTTCGGCAACCGCCTCGTTGACATGGCTGGACGTTATGGCGCAGATGTGCGAACCATTAACAAGCCTTGGGGACAAGTCTTCGCACTAGAAGAAATTCGCGCAGCCTTGGAAACTCATCGCCCTGCTATTCTGGCTTTAGTTAATGCCGAAACATCTACTGGGGCGCGTCAACCGTTGGAAGGAGTCGGCGATCTCTGTCGTGAATTCGACTGTTTGCTGTTGGTGGATACGGTGACAAGTATGGGTGGCGTTCCCTTGTTCTTAGATGAATGGAAAGTTGACCTAGCTTATAGTTGTAGTCAGAAAGGGCTAGGTTGTCCGCCGGGTGCTTCGCCATTTACGATGGGGTCGCGTGCGGTTGAAAAAATGCAACAACGTCGTACAAAAGTGGCGAATTGGTATTTAGATATGACGTTGTTGGGTAAGTATTGGGGTAGCGAACGCACTTATCACCACACCGCCCCAATTAACTTGTATTATGCCTTGCGGGAAGCGCTGCGTTTGATTACAGAAGAAGGATTAGAAAATTGCTGGACTCGTCATCAAAAGAACGTCGAGTACCTGTGGGAGGGATTAGAAGATTTAGGACTTAAGCTTCATGTTGAACGAGAATTCCGATTGCCAACGCTTACAACTGTTTGCATTCCAGAAGGTGTCGATGGTAAGGCGATCGCGCGTCAGTTGTTGAATGAGTACAACATTGAGATTGGCGGCGGACTTGGCGAACTCGCTGGTAAAGTCTGGCGCGTAGGTCTAATGGGATTCAACAGTCGCGCCGAAAATGTGGATCGGCTATTGGAAACACTGCGGCAGATTTTACCACTTTAA
- a CDS encoding PRC-barrel domain-containing protein — MSTEQQIIRQSELLNRLVLERSTAEEVGRVSSVWLNSVAHQVVGFTCKSGFLGNKKHSFAWDQVARVGGDSILVNNSPGGAEPEKPEQVVSLIGHEVWTDAGNKVGKLVDYIFESETGAVVSYLFVSSGWRGVLDGVYLLPIVAIASVGSKRVIVDDAIVQVPTQYAEGLNQKVNQATELLKDDLEKTKRDLEAVKNRTQNLAEQVKDKTQEITEKAKEKVSEVKDQLQKASEPVPELKTIDTTAESITNVAELPENKDIG, encoded by the coding sequence ATGAGTACAGAACAACAGATAATTAGGCAGAGTGAATTGCTAAATCGGCTGGTGCTAGAGCGCAGCACAGCGGAAGAAGTAGGTAGGGTTTCTTCTGTGTGGCTAAATTCGGTAGCTCATCAAGTTGTAGGTTTTACCTGTAAGTCAGGATTTTTAGGCAACAAAAAACATTCGTTTGCGTGGGATCAAGTGGCTCGGGTTGGCGGTGATAGTATTTTAGTCAATAACAGCCCAGGCGGAGCCGAACCAGAAAAGCCAGAACAGGTGGTTTCGCTAATTGGTCATGAAGTTTGGACGGACGCTGGCAATAAAGTTGGCAAGCTAGTGGATTATATATTTGAATCTGAGACTGGCGCTGTAGTTAGTTATTTATTTGTCTCTAGTGGTTGGCGCGGTGTCTTGGATGGAGTTTATTTGCTACCGATAGTAGCGATCGCCAGCGTTGGTAGCAAACGAGTAATTGTCGATGATGCCATTGTTCAAGTACCAACGCAGTATGCAGAGGGACTGAATCAAAAAGTTAATCAAGCGACAGAGTTGCTAAAGGATGACTTGGAGAAAACCAAGCGGGACTTAGAGGCGGTAAAGAACAGAACTCAAAATCTAGCCGAGCAAGTAAAAGACAAAACTCAAGAAATAACAGAGAAAGCCAAAGAAAAAGTCTCTGAAGTGAAAGATCAACTACAAAAAGCTTCTGAACCTGTCCCAGAATTAAAAACAATTGATACTACAGCTGAATCTATAACGAACGTTGCTGAGTTACCTGAGAACAAGGACATAGGCTGA
- a CDS encoding FHA domain-containing protein, with protein MITLSLLHPIQSIPVQSWTFEPESVVRIGRSTDNDVILYSAVVSRHHVELRRNGSAWEVVSLGANGTYIDGKRINQVAVVDGLIIRLASSGPKIQIRMGSADPATKIKTVAGKRPGSSKSEDPSKETQTFITPPRNTNIEEITQPEVKN; from the coding sequence GTGATTACCCTCAGCCTGCTGCATCCTATCCAGTCTATCCCGGTTCAGAGTTGGACTTTTGAACCGGAATCAGTTGTTCGTATTGGTCGATCAACTGATAATGATGTAATTCTCTATAGCGCCGTAGTTTCACGTCACCATGTCGAGCTAAGGCGCAATGGTTCTGCTTGGGAAGTTGTGAGTCTAGGTGCCAATGGTACTTATATAGATGGGAAACGGATCAACCAAGTGGCGGTAGTTGACGGGCTGATTATTCGCCTAGCCAGCTCCGGGCCGAAAATTCAAATTCGCATGGGATCTGCCGATCCGGCCACTAAGATCAAAACGGTGGCTGGGAAGCGACCTGGCTCTTCAAAAAGTGAAGACCCATCAAAAGAGACCCAGACTTTTATAACTCCGCCCAGAAACACAAATATAGAGGAAATAACACAACCCGAAGTTAAGAATTGA
- a CDS encoding FHA domain-containing protein: MIVCPNCTHQNPDGATQCEACLTPLPATTACPNCGAPVQTDASFCGQCGSNLLPSSPQSPGQIPATVSLPDMPDLVSPDPLVQPQPFGSEFDIPEPITTGAGIEAPELPATVVSQPPSAPEASVVPPPLPAPEVSAAPPPARPPAGSAKTQLQQQTAQLLHIQTNTLIELPQNLSVIHMGKPNDQIPPDVDVSGFPSSEIVSRIHADIRVEGGAYYIEDVGSSNGTYINHNPLASGNRHRLRPGDRIGLGKGDMMTFLFQLSS, from the coding sequence ATGATCGTTTGCCCAAATTGCACTCACCAAAATCCTGATGGCGCTACCCAGTGCGAGGCGTGCTTAACACCCTTACCCGCGACCACTGCTTGTCCTAACTGTGGCGCACCAGTTCAGACAGACGCCAGCTTCTGCGGTCAGTGTGGTTCTAACCTGCTTCCATCATCCCCGCAATCTCCAGGACAGATACCAGCGACAGTCTCGCTCCCGGATATGCCGGATTTAGTAAGCCCAGATCCGCTCGTTCAACCCCAACCCTTCGGCTCTGAGTTCGACATACCTGAACCGATAACTACGGGTGCAGGTATAGAAGCTCCTGAGCTTCCTGCTACCGTAGTGAGTCAACCACCAAGCGCACCTGAAGCAAGTGTTGTTCCACCACCACTACCAGCCCCTGAAGTCAGCGCCGCGCCACCCCCGGCAAGACCTCCGGCTGGCAGTGCCAAAACTCAGTTGCAGCAGCAAACAGCTCAACTACTGCATATCCAAACGAATACTCTGATCGAATTGCCGCAAAATCTATCGGTAATTCATATGGGCAAGCCGAACGATCAGATACCACCTGATGTTGATGTTTCCGGGTTTCCTTCTTCGGAGATCGTTTCTCGGATTCATGCCGATATTCGAGTGGAGGGAGGTGCATACTACATTGAGGATGTGGGCAGTTCTAATGGCACTTACATTAACCACAATCCACTAGCCAGCGGCAATCGACACCGACTGCGACCGGGCGATCGCATTGGCTTGGGTAAAGGCGATATGATGACGTTTTTGTTTCAACTCTCTTCGTAA
- the pgl gene encoding 6-phosphogluconolactonase — protein sequence MNKIVEVLPDKAALIQRSLEIVISKITKAIEERGQFTIALAGGSTPKPLYEAMATQNLPWDKIHVFWGDERYVPPDHPDSNQRMARQAMLDRVTIPEGNIHPMPTGGSNPSADADKHEAELQAFFQAQVGKFPKFDVILLGIGDDAHTASLFPHTEALQVRDRMIAVGNKDGQPRITFTVPLINHAREVMFMVVGDSKRAALAQIFAPTADDFTYPARLIQPRGQLWWLLDESAGGDLKT from the coding sequence ATGAACAAAATCGTTGAAGTGTTACCGGATAAGGCGGCGCTGATTCAGCGATCGCTCGAAATTGTAATTTCCAAAATTACCAAAGCCATTGAGGAACGAGGACAGTTTACCATTGCCCTTGCTGGTGGTAGCACACCCAAGCCGCTTTATGAAGCAATGGCAACGCAAAACCTACCTTGGGATAAAATTCATGTTTTTTGGGGCGACGAACGCTACGTGCCGCCGGATCATCCCGATAGCAATCAACGCATGGCGAGGCAAGCAATGCTAGATCGAGTCACCATACCAGAGGGCAATATCCACCCGATGCCCACAGGTGGAAGCAACCCTAGTGCAGACGCCGATAAACATGAAGCCGAGCTACAGGCGTTTTTCCAAGCTCAGGTGGGTAAGTTCCCTAAATTTGACGTAATTTTGTTGGGGATAGGAGACGATGCACACACAGCGTCGCTGTTTCCTCACACAGAAGCCTTGCAAGTGCGCGATCGCATGATCGCAGTTGGCAACAAAGATGGCCAACCCCGCATCACCTTCACAGTACCGCTAATTAACCACGCCAGAGAAGTCATGTTTATGGTAGTTGGTGATAGCAAACGAGCGGCTCTGGCTCAAATATTTGCTCCTACAGCAGATGACTTCACCTATCCAGCTAGACTTATCCAGCCCAGAGGCCAGCTTTGGTGGCTTCTAGACGAATCTGCGGGTGGAGATCTGAAAACTTAA
- a CDS encoding adenylate/guanylate cyclase domain-containing protein — protein MLNFFRRHKDAIASSVLALEAYAVPSAERQRLTIFLQNSDSRELYRANPRRIAEHLQLSERETLRLLVIAVKQGLMTLNWEVQCPCCKGIDFSPKGLYDLRTSHTCASPDCKHVHATDADEQVRVTFSVDTRLRPLDAKANDPGFRASIDARYGVVSGHRLLTLQIFRDLFPRETIPPNESLVVQRVAILFTDLAGSTALYARRGDSRAYNLVRQHFALLFSIVDEHNGVVVKTIGDAVMAAFTDPADAVSAAIAMHQQLALLNQQLELSEDDLLILKIGIDVGPCISVTLNDRPDYFGTTVNTAARVQGTSKGNDIAMTDPVLKDPRAATLVQAYKSVGNELLLKGLDAPTLVHHLALTTEALI, from the coding sequence GTGCTGAACTTTTTTAGACGACATAAAGACGCGATCGCTTCTTCAGTCCTAGCCCTAGAAGCTTATGCCGTTCCAAGTGCGGAGCGGCAGCGTCTGACTATATTTTTACAAAACAGTGACAGCCGAGAGTTGTACCGCGCCAACCCCCGCCGGATCGCAGAACACTTGCAGCTTTCCGAGCGAGAAACCCTGCGTTTGTTAGTTATTGCGGTAAAACAGGGACTGATGACGCTCAACTGGGAAGTCCAATGTCCTTGTTGTAAAGGCATAGACTTCAGCCCGAAAGGGCTGTATGACCTGCGGACATCCCATACCTGCGCCTCCCCAGACTGCAAGCACGTCCACGCTACAGATGCCGACGAACAGGTGCGCGTTACGTTTAGCGTTGACACTCGCCTGCGCCCCCTGGATGCTAAAGCTAACGATCCCGGTTTCCGCGCCAGCATTGATGCTCGCTATGGCGTTGTTTCCGGGCATCGCCTGCTCACCCTACAAATTTTCCGCGATTTATTTCCCCGCGAAACTATACCCCCAAATGAAAGCCTTGTAGTTCAGCGCGTAGCAATTTTGTTTACCGATCTCGCTGGCTCAACGGCACTCTACGCGCGACGCGGCGATTCGCGAGCCTATAATTTGGTGCGCCAACACTTTGCTCTGCTTTTTAGCATCGTAGACGAACACAATGGTGTTGTTGTTAAAACGATTGGCGATGCTGTCATGGCAGCCTTTACAGACCCCGCTGATGCTGTAAGCGCGGCGATCGCCATGCACCAACAACTCGCGCTTCTCAATCAGCAGTTAGAACTCTCCGAAGACGATCTGCTTATCCTCAAGATTGGCATTGATGTTGGCCCTTGCATCAGCGTCACTCTCAACGACCGCCCTGACTATTTCGGCACAACTGTCAATACAGCCGCACGAGTACAGGGTACAAGCAAAGGCAACGATATCGCCATGACCGATCCCGTGCTAAAAGACCCAAGGGCAGCAACCTTGGTACAGGCTTACAAATCTGTGGGTAATGAGTTGTTATTAAAGGGGTTGGATGCCCCAACACTGGTTCATCATCTTGCTTTAACAACTGAAGCCCTTATCTAA